The Deltaproteobacteria bacterium genome segment GACCGTAGTGTTTGCGAACTTCGCTTTGAACAATCGCTTACCCGTAAACAAACAACTCAACGCTTGGGACTTTCTGCCATGCAGTTGCGAGTACGTGAACATCGCTTACGTACCAAACTGCTTAAACAGCTTGGCAATAGTGGCTATGAACCTAAAAGAGAGCTTGCATCTCTATGTATATAATTATTACTGGAGTTTGAATCATGTCTGCCTTTTGTATGCTCTCTCGTTTTATGACCCGGCGATTATTTGTAACTCGTCAGGCGCGTAAATCTGGTATGTTCTGGCGTCATTTACAACGATGCCAATCATGCGCGACTTATTACGACAAAATGATGATGTTAGAGCGGCATATATCAGCACCTAATGCTGATGCAATAACTACACCTGCAGACTTAGAATTTTCAGTAGTTCTTGAATCGGTATTAAAAAAAACACGTGCTAGTACCATAACTGCCAATAAGCTACAGTTTCCACACTTACGAATACTTATACCAGCGGTGGCCTCAGCGGCAGTGGCGCTAGTTGCAGTGATAATGCTGTATAAGCCGACAACGACAAATGACACTTGGACTGTACGCGATGCGGGCAGTAATAATTTTGCTATTCGTGCTTTTTGTGAAACCAAAGATGTTAATGGCCAGGTCACTATTAATTCATTATCTGAAACTGCCGACACTAACAATTCAACTATCTGTGCTAATGGTGGTATAGTACGTTTTGCCTATATAGCAAAACAAGAAGGAACCTTAACTGTTTTCGCTATTAACTCTGCCAACAAGGTTATCTCAATAGATTCTATTATTTCTTCAATAGAAAACAGCGGACCTTGGCATTTAGCAACAGCATCAACACTAACTCCTTTAAGTTTTTCAATAGACAAGAAGACTTTAACTCCCAATAGTGAACTTTTGACCATAAGATTATTATTTATTTTTGGTACTTCTGCTATTGAGTTGCATCAAATTCAAAGCTGTGATGAACAACATCACCATGATTTTAACACATGTGCGTTATTACATAATTTTGTAGTGATTGAACGGAAGTTTTCACTTAAGTAAAGATAATAATTAATTTTAAGAGTGTTTGTAGTTTAAAGGTGTTAACATGCAAAATTATAAAGGTTTCTCACAAATTGCATTATTATTAAGCCTAAGTTTAAGTTTATTTCTAATAACTTGCGGTGACGAAGGTATAAAATCTGCTAGTTTAAAAACACAAAGTTCATCAACGACAACACCGCAGTGTCCAGATAATCTATGTAATGGTGATGAGACCTGCTCAACTTGCCCACATGACTGTGGAAGCTGTGATTCGGCTTGTGCCTCCTTGGCGCCAATATGCGCACAGTGCCCTAGCGAGGGGCAGCTTCCGTATTTAATAAAAAGTGTCTGCCAAGCTGCCGTAACTGTCGGCGATCCTGCTTCTTGTCAGAACCTTCTTGATGATGATGATATTAAACAATATTGTATGCAGTAAAACGTGATCGATTATGAGCAAAAATATGCACAGTAATTATTCTGCTTTCGTTATAACAATATATACAATACTTGCGATTTTAATAATGCCCTTTAATGCCGTAGCCAATTCTGCTAAGCAAAATAATACTGAACGCATCGTTATTATTGTTGGTAATAATCATAGCCTCGATTCAAGTATTGCTGATTTACATTATGCTGATGATGACGCTTTATTATATTATCAATTATTTATTCCCTATGCTGATGGCACTTATCTCTTATCGCTACTCGATGATTCTAGCCAGGCTCGCTATTCAGAATATTTAAATAAAGCGCTACCGCCAACTCGCGCCAATCTTATTGCTGCTTTAGCTGACGCCTTTGCACAAATTAATACTAGTCACCAAAAAAGCAACGTTCAAAGCGAACTGATTATTATTTTCGTTGGTCATGGCGTTTTAGATAATGCCGGAAAAGGTTTTCTGCACTTGCAAGATAGTTATTTTACTCGGGATGATATTTTTAAAGAAATCATTTCAGTATCACCAGCAAGTAATACCCATATTATAGTTGATGCTTGTCACGCGCTGTCGATGGTTGCGGGTAGAGGTGAATCATCTACGCATGTGTCTTTAACAGCTTTTAGTCGTTTTCTAAGCGGCAACGAACTCGAAAACTATCCGAATGTCGGTGTTCTAACTGCTAGCACTAATGAACAAAATACTCATGAATGGTCACGGATTGAAAGTGGCGTGTTTTCATTTTTAGTTCGCTCAGGCTTACTTGGGCCGGCGGATATCAACAATGATAGTTTTATTGAATATAGCGAGATCGCAGCTTTTGTTGCATCAGCAAGCTCGCGGTTAATGCAAGTGGGTAAAGAAATAAATGTTTTTGCTTGGCCTCCTGCTCGTAACCGCCGTATACCCATATTAAATTTTAAACATGGCAATAATATACGTTTAGTACAACTTGGCCCCAAAATTAGCGAACGTCTTTTTTTAGAGGCCGCCAATGGCGCTATTTGGGCCGGACTGCATCCGGCAGGCGAATCACCGCTTACTTTAGCCTTGCCACAAAAAATAACTTTTTTCTTACGTGGTGTAATTGCAGAACAAGTTATTCCTTCAGGTAAAGACGTACTAAAGGTAAATGAATTATCTATGCCTCTTGCACAATTACATAAGCGTGGGGCTACCGAACAGGCTTTTGAGCAAAATTTATTATCCACCCCATTCAGTCAAGGTTACTATAGTGGTTATGTAAGTCAGCGGCCTGGGCTTATCGCGGTTGAACTTTCACAAAAACCAGCATTAATTGCGGCTAATACCACCAATAATTCATCTAATGTATCTATGCTTAAAAATGCAATTAGTCAGAGTTCAAATGATTTCTGGCAAACTAGAAGCGGTTATATGTTATCGCGCTCACCGCTGGTATATTCTCGATTGGTTCATGGCGCTTTATTCGAACTTACTCAACCAATTACGCCAAGTTTACGTTTTAGTTATAACCTTGAATTTGGTATTGTCCCACAAGACGGTCGTAAAAGTCAGCTCTTTAATTCTGCCTTAACCATTGGGCTAAATTATGAAACAGCATCTATTGGTCCGCTGTATGCTCTAATGTCAGTTAGCGGTGGATGGGGTTTGTGGCTAGTTAATGGTAAGACTTCTTCAAGTGCTGATTATACTGTATGGTTAGGGCGTTTGTGCTTAGGCGCAGGCGTTCATTTGTCACCAAAGACTTCCCTTGAACTTATTGCTGGCACGGCAGTGTATTTTGTTACTGTTGATAGTAAAGAAAAGACTCGTTGGGCGCCCCAAGCCACGCTAGCTTTTAGCTGGAAATTATAAATTGCAGTTTGTTTAGTTTTTAACATTTTTTAAAGTAGACGTAAGCCAATAAAAACTCCTACCAACAACGATACTAAAATGCCAATTAGAATTTTTACGTAACTTTCAGTTTTATTTACTAAGGCATTAGTCGAATTATTATCACCTTTCGATAAGATTTTATTATTATCCGCACCTTCATTTTCAAGACTGAGGCAATCGCTTAAACCTACAGCAACAATATCAATCATACGCTTGGTATTACTATTTAGCATAAACGCCAATGGTGCATTATATAAATTGCCACGCACTTTCGCTATACGCAACACCTGGAGCGGTTCGTCAAAACGATCTAACTCTTTTATACGCAATAAATCTCGTAGTACTTGCTCGGCACTACTACCTCCTAAAACTCCAAGTGCACGTATAGCAAAAATCCAACGAAAAGTTTCGCTTTCACTTGGCCGCGCTGAAATCTCATTGCGTAATTGGGCGATAAATTCAGGTAAAAGTTGGTCTGAAATCTCTGCCCAATGATGACGTGCTTTTAATCTGACCTTTGCAGTACCTTGCAATCCAAAGGCCTGTATGGCCGCAATTTCATCAGCAACAGCTTGTGACTCTAGTAGTTTTAATAATAATGGTACTGATATGTTGGCAAATTCAAATGATAAAACATGCATAACATATGCTGCTGGTTTTAACTCATTTTGCATTTGCTTAACTATAAACTCAATTAGCACATCACTCTCTGCTTCAATAGTTACTTGCAAGGTTTGCTTTATCACAGCAAAAGATATCTCATTACTATCAATTGACAGATTTTTTATCATTTTATTTTGTTCATCATTATTAGCTAAATGATTATATAATATTGCTGGATTAATTTGCTCAAGCGTTTTGCTTTTCTCTGTCACTAGCATACCAATATGTACTCTACTTATTGCTACCGTTAGATTGTTATGCACCCGCAAAGAACAAGTTAGATAATTTTCTTTTTGCGAAAATTTAGGAGCACAAAACTGATCCGTTAAATAAATAGCGGCTAACGGTTTAGTAACATCTTTTGCAGCCGGAGATAGCGAAAATAAAAAGTTGGTGCCTACTATGGCTAAAAACAGCAGTTTCAAAATCTATCCCTCAATAATAAAAAGGCGTTTAGCATACTCTATCATTATCTTTAAAAATGCTATACGTTAGTCATAAATTAGTTAGCGGCTACCTGAAATCATAATTAGTTTTCTTCGAGGATTACAATGGTAGTTATTTATAAACGCACATTTTCATTTGTGTCTTTGCTCAGCTTGGCAAGTCTACAGATGTTTTTTATTTCAGCATGTGACAATCTTAACTCGTTAAAACGTTCACTAAAAGGTGAAGATCGCTGCGGTTTTGAACTCGAAGTACAACCGCAAAACGGAATTACTATTTGGCTTGATGGTGTTCAAGTGGCAATAAAATCACCGTATTTAGCTAACAATATTACGCCAGGTTCGCACCTATTAGAAATAAAAGCCGCAGGCTATTATCCATTTAATTTACCTTTAAATTTACAAATTGGTGAGATCATCAAAATCCCAATAGCCCTTCGGCCAACTTCGCAACCTTTGCCCTCGTCGCATCCACACCAAACTACTGCTAAACCATTACCTGATAGCTATAAACCAATTAAACTAAATTGCTCTACTTCACCTAGTGCTATTGTTAAATTAGATGGTGCGCCGGCTAAAAAGTGCAAACTTCGTTTTAAACATACTAATGGGTCATTACACGCCGGCGATTTACATTTAAATTATCGAATTAATGCGCCAGGGCAGCTTGAATTTTCATTTACTAATGATGATGCTGCTTGGATGCAAAATAAAAACATCATTAAACCCGGCGAATATTTTCAATTACAAGCTAAATCAACTCGGATAACTCGTGTAGCCGCCGATGGCGCCACCCAAACGTTAGTACTTAAAAAAGGTAAATAGGTTTTGGGATTATACTTAGAATAAAAACTTTATCTAAGAATTTATCTTAATTTATGTTTGCAACTATCGCTTGACTCTTTGAGTTCGGCATATACCATGGTATTGTGGTTCCAATTATAACCACTATAAGCCTCAAGTTTAACTTCAGTCGCAGTTACAACATCACCAGGTTTAATATTTTGTTGGGTATCATAACATTTATCGAAGGCTAAAAAGGCCCATTGAAACCATCCGGAACCTGGGAAATATGAATTCCACCGATTATAATAACGACAACGCACCTCATCACCTGATGGAGTAAGCATAGATAATTCAGCCCAACCAAATGAAGCATGCCCATGCTTAACTGGCAAAAATGCCGGTATTACCAAATCAGCCGGACGGCAAAGGCACTTTGCTTCGCTCTGCCAATGTTTAAACCATTGCCAGTGATGATGTTTTTCTTTATGTTTAGCTTTAAGTTTTACCTTTATACATTTACCGCAAACTTCTGGTTGACCACCATCAGAGCATGTTGTTTGAGGTGGTATATCACCACAACTACCATCTGGATTGGTGGGACCATAAGGGCATTCATCACAAGCATCACCAACACCATCTTCATCGCTGTCTAACTGATCAGGATTTGTTACTAATGGACAATTATCGCAAGCGTCACCAATACTATCTTCATCATTGTTGGCTTGATCCAAATTTTCAACATTAATGCAGTTATCACAAACATCGCCAACCCCGTCATTATCACTATCAACTAAATTTTCACTACTAAATAACGGGCAGTTATCACAAGCGTCACCATAACTATCAGTGTCACTATTGGCTTGATCAGCATTGGCTACTTCGCTGCAATTATCACAAGCGTCACCAACACCATCTTCATCGATGGTATCTTCTTGGCCAGGGTTATATATACCTGGACAGTTATCCTTATCATCGCAGACTTCGTCAGCATCACTATCACCGCCCGAATCGGCACAAGGATCAATTGGTATAAACGAAACTTTACTAACATAAATATCGGCATTACTGATTTCAGGTAAATAATGCCAAGCAACTAAATCACCCTTGATGTCAGGCCAAGTATCTAAACCATTATGGGCGCTAAGTTGATAAATCTCGCTAGTATTTAAACGATATATCCATATTTCATGATCTACTTCATGATTTTCATGATAATCAGATTCAAAAACAACTAAGTCACCGTCGATTGCTGGCAATAAATTAACCGCGTTATTATTTACAATTGTACGATGTTCTTTAGTAACATAATTTAATACTTCAATAGTTGTAGTCGATGATTGCACCCGTTGTGACTGCCAAATAATCCAATCACCACTAACACTAGGACGTCGCTCATTTACATCAGGCTCAGCGACTAAAACATCTGGACCGTTGCCACCGACAATATCGTAAACAAATATATCATACTTACCGTCTGCAACAATTTCCCATACGACATAACGATCTGAAATATCGAAACTAATTCCTTCGGCACCAGGATAAGCAAGCTCTATAGGTGTAGCAACGCCATTGGTAGTTAATTCGCTAATATCGAGCAATTTTAATACTGCCGCTGTCCTAAGACCTTCTACAAATGCAACATAATTACCTTCAATATGGGCGCTATAGGCAGTATGGTTGTCAGTTAAAGTGTAATGGTCGCCGGTGCTAATATCATAAAGCTCAATATCGCCAAGTGTCTCAATACCGTTAGCGCCAAGTTCAGTCCAAAATTTGGTATAAACAATATAATTTCCCGAAACATCATTTAGCCAATCATCAGTTAAACCTTCGCTAACTACAACCTGACTACCATATGGTGCGCCATCACTATCAAGTCGTTGAAACACAATAGAGCGAGGACCGAAATTAGAATCATTGTCCATAGTTTTGGTACTGAAAACAACAATAGGACCAAAATCGTCAGACCCTAAGGTGG includes the following:
- a CDS encoding thrombospondin type 3 repeat-containing protein, with product MDNDSNFGPRSIVFQRLDSDGAPYGSQVVVSEGLTDDWLNDVSGNYIVYTKFWTELGANGIETLGDIELYDISTGDHYTLTDNHTAYSAHIEGNYVAFVEGLRTAAVLKLLDISELTTNGVATPIELAYPGAEGISFDISDRYVVWEIVADGKYDIFVYDIVGGNGPDVLVAEPDVNERRPSVSGDWIIWQSQRVQSSTTTIEVLNYVTKEHRTIVNNNAVNLLPAIDGDLVVFESDYHENHEVDHEIWIYRLNTSEIYQLSAHNGLDTWPDIKGDLVAWHYLPEISNADIYVSKVSFIPIDPCADSGGDSDADEVCDDKDNCPGIYNPGQEDTIDEDGVGDACDNCSEVANADQANSDTDSYGDACDNCPLFSSENLVDSDNDGVGDVCDNCINVENLDQANNDEDSIGDACDNCPLVTNPDQLDSDEDGVGDACDECPYGPTNPDGSCGDIPPQTTCSDGGQPEVCGKCIKVKLKAKHKEKHHHWQWFKHWQSEAKCLCRPADLVIPAFLPVKHGHASFGWAELSMLTPSGDEVRCRYYNRWNSYFPGSGWFQWAFLAFDKCYDTQQNIKPGDVVTATEVKLEAYSGYNWNHNTMVYAELKESSDSCKHKLR
- a CDS encoding caspase family protein, whose protein sequence is MPFNAVANSAKQNNTERIVIIVGNNHSLDSSIADLHYADDDALLYYQLFIPYADGTYLLSLLDDSSQARYSEYLNKALPPTRANLIAALADAFAQINTSHQKSNVQSELIIIFVGHGVLDNAGKGFLHLQDSYFTRDDIFKEIISVSPASNTHIIVDACHALSMVAGRGESSTHVSLTAFSRFLSGNELENYPNVGVLTASTNEQNTHEWSRIESGVFSFLVRSGLLGPADINNDSFIEYSEIAAFVASASSRLMQVGKEINVFAWPPARNRRIPILNFKHGNNIRLVQLGPKISERLFLEAANGAIWAGLHPAGESPLTLALPQKITFFLRGVIAEQVIPSGKDVLKVNELSMPLAQLHKRGATEQAFEQNLLSTPFSQGYYSGYVSQRPGLIAVELSQKPALIAANTTNNSSNVSMLKNAISQSSNDFWQTRSGYMLSRSPLVYSRLVHGALFELTQPITPSLRFSYNLEFGIVPQDGRKSQLFNSALTIGLNYETASIGPLYALMSVSGGWGLWLVNGKTSSSADYTVWLGRLCLGAGVHLSPKTSLELIAGTAVYFVTVDSKEKTRWAPQATLAFSWKL